One window from the genome of Carnobacteriaceae bacterium zg-84 encodes:
- a CDS encoding ABC transporter ATP-binding protein, giving the protein MSTMIEVDNVEIKFSLSRERLDNLKEMIIKKIKGQIATDDFWALKGVSLTVNKGDAVGLIGLNGSGKSTLLKVIAGVLKPTKGTKKIYGTIAPLIELGAGFDFDLTAKENIFLNGAILGYSRKQMMYYYDDIVDFSELHDFMDVPIKNFSSGMLARLAFAIATIGTPDILIVDEVLSVGDFRFQQKCEQRIRKMIEANTTILFVSHSIEQVEMLCNRAVWLEHGVVKMEGPTHEVAQAYKNAY; this is encoded by the coding sequence ATGTCAACGATGATAGAAGTTGATAATGTGGAAATCAAATTTAGTCTTTCTAGGGAAAGATTGGATAATTTAAAAGAGATGATTATAAAAAAAATAAAAGGACAAATTGCAACAGACGACTTTTGGGCATTAAAAGGCGTATCGTTAACCGTTAATAAAGGTGATGCTGTTGGACTGATTGGGTTAAATGGTAGTGGGAAAAGTACGTTATTAAAAGTGATTGCAGGTGTTTTAAAACCAACTAAAGGAACCAAAAAAATTTATGGGACGATTGCACCATTGATTGAATTAGGTGCAGGGTTTGATTTTGATTTAACAGCTAAAGAAAATATCTTTTTAAATGGAGCAATTTTAGGATACTCGAGAAAACAAATGATGTATTATTACGATGATATCGTTGATTTTTCGGAATTACATGATTTTATGGATGTTCCGATTAAAAATTTTTCATCAGGAATGCTAGCACGTTTAGCGTTTGCTATTGCAACTATTGGTACACCGGATATTCTTATTGTTGATGAAGTGCTTTCGGTAGGTGACTTTAGATTTCAACAAAAATGCGAACAAAGAATTCGTAAAATGATTGAAGCGAATACGACGATTTTATTTGTGTCGCATAGTATTGAACAAGTGGAAATGTTGTGTAATAGAGCGGTGTGGTTAGAACATGGCGTTGTGAAAATGGAAGGACCAACGCACGAAGTTGCCCAAGCATACAAAAATGCTTATTAA
- a CDS encoding IS30 family transposase, whose product MQEYYNTKGKYITEKERYFIEKWKKEGKSNREISRLLGKNHQTINNDIKRGLIDLSFHGGTKEYSAQKAQNDYHRLRLAVGRTDTWTVEKEALIREKIMDKYSPEMISQLPDMPLLYNDLHMGIQRMDYRYFT is encoded by the coding sequence ATGCAAGAATACTATAACACAAAAGGCAAATATATAACAGAAAAAGAACGTTACTTCATCGAAAAATGGAAAAAAGAAGGTAAAAGCAATAGAGAAATCAGTCGATTATTGGGAAAAAATCACCAAACCATCAATAACGACATCAAACGTGGACTTATCGATTTATCTTTTCATGGTGGCACTAAAGAATACTCTGCTCAAAAGGCACAAAACGATTATCATCGTTTACGTTTAGCCGTAGGTAGAACAGATACGTGGACGGTAGAAAAAGAAGCCCTCATCAGAGAAAAAATCATGGATAAATATTCCCCTGAAATGATTAGTCAACTACCTGATATGCCCCTCTTGTACAACGATTTACACATGGGTATACAAAGGATGGATTACAGATATTTCACGTAA
- a CDS encoding undecaprenyl/decaprenyl-phosphate alpha-N-acetylglucosaminyl 1-phosphate transferase yields MSFQMGFVLMFIATMIMSYIGTHIWCKWATKKGFLDVPNERKVHNRPIITMGGVVIFIVYWLAVFLLTVMFRLVVREQVPLFFASLVIFVTGIIDDRYDISPLQKSLGIIIAATIVYWTTNFRIYGLFEQIFGDNLTADIVGYIATVVWIYYITNALNLIDGLDGLSTGVSIIALSTLGFISYLFSPVSVFILTMMVLLLVATLLGFLPHNFHPARIFIGDTGVLFIGFMLSVFCLMGIQRPGIVAIITPIVILGVPLTDATMAILRRFLKGQSVTKADRKHMHHCFMMKGKPHARAVMSMYGIGFIFAVIALMLTLADVEVDVYVILALTIVGEFLLIDYLNLLDLKNPILFKETSYRDKDKK; encoded by the coding sequence GTGAGTTTTCAAATGGGCTTTGTGCTAATGTTTATAGCAACCATGATTATGTCGTATATTGGCACACATATATGGTGCAAGTGGGCGACTAAAAAAGGCTTTTTAGATGTGCCGAATGAGAGAAAGGTGCACAATCGACCAATTATTACAATGGGTGGTGTTGTTATCTTTATTGTGTATTGGTTAGCTGTTTTTTTGTTAACGGTTATGTTTAGATTAGTTGTTAGAGAACAAGTGCCATTATTTTTTGCATCTTTAGTCATTTTTGTGACAGGTATTATTGATGATAGATATGATATTTCTCCTTTGCAGAAATCACTTGGCATTATTATTGCAGCTACTATTGTGTATTGGACGACCAATTTTAGAATATATGGATTATTTGAACAGATTTTTGGAGACAATTTAACGGCAGATATTGTCGGATACATTGCCACTGTTGTGTGGATTTACTATATTACAAATGCCTTGAACTTGATTGATGGATTAGATGGCTTATCAACGGGTGTGTCTATTATTGCATTGAGTACTTTAGGGTTTATTAGTTATTTATTTTCTCCAGTAAGTGTTTTTATTTTGACAATGATGGTTCTCTTGCTTGTGGCAACATTATTAGGTTTTTTACCACATAATTTTCATCCTGCTCGGATTTTCATTGGAGATACAGGCGTCTTATTTATTGGGTTTATGCTTTCTGTTTTTTGTTTAATGGGGATACAAAGACCAGGGATTGTCGCGATTATTACGCCGATTGTGATTTTAGGTGTTCCATTAACAGATGCGACAATGGCTATTTTAAGACGTTTTTTAAAAGGACAATCTGTCACAAAAGCAGATAGAAAACATATGCATCATTGTTTTATGATGAAAGGGAAACCTCATGCACGTGCAGTGATGTCTATGTATGGTATTGGTTTTATTTTTGCTGTTATAGCATTAATGTTAACATTAGCTGATGTTGAAGTTGACGTGTATGTGATTTTAGCTTTAACGATTGTCGGCGAGTTTTTACTCATTGATTACTTGAATTTATTAGATTTAAAAAATCCGATTTTGTTTAAAGAAACATCATATCGTGATAAAGATAAAAAATGA
- a CDS encoding GNAT family N-acetyltransferase, producing the protein MIRWATLDDIEEMSKVHATTWKSAYKGILSQKFLQTLSDTYWVNGFRKGMEGQKRFFAVAVENHEIVGVIAFGKNRWDFVETVAEIYSLYILPSHQNKQYGKKLIDFAIEVLTEKGYTKVMLNVVDKNTPARLFYEKMSFVNTQQIMTSEIAGARFNCLVYERFM; encoded by the coding sequence ATGATTAGGTGGGCAACATTAGATGATATAGAAGAGATGAGTAAAGTACATGCTACGACTTGGAAAAGTGCTTATAAAGGGATTCTCTCTCAAAAATTTTTACAGACACTCTCTGATACCTATTGGGTGAACGGATTTAGAAAAGGGATGGAAGGTCAAAAACGATTTTTTGCTGTTGCTGTAGAAAATCATGAGATTGTTGGTGTGATTGCCTTTGGAAAAAATCGTTGGGATTTTGTAGAAACGGTAGCAGAAATTTATTCACTATATATTTTACCGTCCCATCAAAATAAACAGTATGGCAAAAAACTGATAGATTTTGCAATAGAGGTACTTACTGAAAAAGGATATACTAAAGTGATGCTGAATGTTGTCGATAAAAACACGCCTGCTAGATTATTTTATGAAAAAATGTCATTTGTAAATACGCAGCAGATTATGACCTCTGAAATCGCTGGTGCAAGATTTAATTGTCTTGTGTATGAGCGATTTATGTAA
- a CDS encoding ribonuclease J — MSDIKIMSLGGVRENGKNMYVVEVNDTIFVLDCGLVYPEDEMLGIDVVIPDFTYLEENVDRIAGVFLTHGHADAVGALPYLLQNIEVPVFGTELTIEIAKLAAKEQNLLSRTDDFHVVDEETEIEFDHVVISFFKTTHSVPDSVGIVLKTDEGSIVYTGDFRFDQSATPMYQTDFRRLVAIGQEGVLALLSDSSNATAHIESGSELEVASDVLDTFLNASGRIVVSCMASNILRVQQVLDAAHKSGRKVFLTGRSLVEIMDVALRLKKLVLPDKSILCKLNDLKKYEDNQVVILETGQKGEPIHALLRMAKQRHPQVNLKEGDLVYITTTPSVAMETVVARTKDFIYKVGASVKSVSDNVRVSGHASPNDLQLLVNLLKPKYVVPVTGEYQMMMKNAELSQKVGIPAESTFLLQKGDVLHYQDKTMRIAGEIPVGNVLIDGIGVGDIGNVVLRDRKILSEDGVLVAVLTISRRLGIILSEPQIISRGFVYFKNSMDIMKESKELVRQVVENHLAQDEFEWSRLRNEVRDELSKFLFDKTKRRPIVLPIIMEASGYRLPEERG; from the coding sequence ATGTCAGATATAAAAATTATGTCATTGGGTGGCGTACGTGAAAATGGTAAAAATATGTATGTCGTTGAAGTTAACGATACGATATTTGTATTGGATTGTGGGCTAGTTTACCCAGAAGATGAAATGTTAGGGATTGATGTTGTCATTCCTGACTTTACCTATTTAGAAGAAAATGTGGATAGAATTGCCGGTGTTTTCTTAACACATGGACATGCAGATGCGGTTGGTGCACTTCCGTATCTTTTACAAAATATTGAAGTACCTGTATTTGGGACAGAATTAACGATTGAAATTGCAAAATTAGCTGCTAAAGAACAAAACTTATTAAGTCGAACAGATGATTTCCACGTAGTAGATGAAGAAACAGAAATTGAATTTGACCATGTAGTCATCTCGTTCTTTAAAACGACGCACTCTGTTCCAGATTCTGTAGGTATTGTATTAAAAACAGACGAAGGTTCGATTGTATACACGGGAGATTTCCGTTTTGATCAAAGTGCAACGCCGATGTATCAAACAGATTTTAGACGTTTAGTTGCAATTGGGCAAGAAGGTGTACTTGCTTTATTGAGTGATTCAAGTAATGCAACAGCGCATATTGAAAGTGGTAGCGAATTAGAAGTTGCTTCAGATGTGTTAGATACATTTTTGAATGCCAGTGGACGTATTGTGGTGTCTTGTATGGCAAGCAATATTTTACGTGTTCAACAAGTATTAGATGCTGCACATAAGTCTGGAAGAAAAGTATTTTTAACAGGACGTTCATTAGTCGAAATAATGGATGTCGCTTTGCGATTAAAAAAATTGGTATTGCCAGATAAATCTATTTTATGCAAATTAAACGATTTGAAAAAATATGAAGATAACCAAGTTGTGATTTTAGAAACAGGACAAAAAGGAGAGCCGATTCACGCATTGCTACGTATGGCAAAACAACGTCATCCACAAGTGAATTTAAAAGAGGGAGATTTAGTATATATTACTACTACCCCGTCAGTTGCTATGGAAACTGTTGTTGCTCGTACGAAAGATTTTATTTATAAAGTTGGTGCAAGTGTAAAATCTGTTTCTGATAATGTACGTGTATCAGGTCATGCTTCTCCAAATGATTTACAACTTTTAGTTAATTTATTAAAACCTAAATATGTCGTGCCAGTAACAGGTGAATATCAAATGATGATGAAAAATGCAGAACTATCTCAAAAAGTAGGTATTCCAGCAGAGTCAACATTCTTATTACAAAAAGGCGATGTATTACATTATCAAGATAAAACGATGCGTATTGCTGGGGAAATTCCAGTAGGCAATGTCCTAATTGATGGTATTGGTGTAGGTGATATTGGTAATGTAGTGTTGAGAGATCGTAAAATTTTATCTGAAGACGGTGTATTAGTGGCTGTTTTAACGATTTCTCGTCGTTTAGGTATTATTTTATCTGAGCCTCAAATTATTTCTCGTGGATTTGTTTACTTTAAAAATAGTATGGATATTATGAAAGAAAGTAAAGAATTAGTTAGACAAGTAGTTGAAAATCATCTGGCACAAGATGAGTTTGAGTGGAGTCGTTTGCGTAATGAAGTACGTGATGAATTAAGTAAATTCTTGTTTGATAAAACAAAACGTCGCCCAATCGTTTTACCAATTATTATGGAAGCGTCTGGGTACAGATTACCAGAAGAAAGAGGTTAG
- a CDS encoding VanZ family protein, which translates to MSHKRKGQVWIGIAITIMAFLFYMSSKPYHEQSLVSPLEKLLSHFPFIDTFSHISFLYGGKEISIQANGYIAFIEFFIRKFAHFMSFFILGYAWFKGLKVYIKDRKIVFFLALILCIFYAGFDEFHQSLTPNRTPLLEDVILDSSGAFLAILWSMIFSKITRKHR; encoded by the coding sequence ATGTCACACAAAAGAAAAGGGCAAGTATGGATAGGAATTGCCATTACCATTATGGCATTTTTGTTTTACATGTCATCTAAGCCATATCATGAACAAAGTTTAGTGTCGCCTTTAGAAAAATTACTTTCTCATTTTCCATTTATAGATACATTCAGTCATATTTCTTTTTTATATGGTGGAAAAGAGATAAGTATTCAAGCGAATGGCTATATTGCTTTTATTGAATTTTTCATTCGGAAATTTGCTCATTTTATGAGTTTTTTTATATTAGGATATGCCTGGTTTAAAGGATTGAAAGTGTATATAAAAGATAGAAAAATTGTCTTTTTTCTTGCATTGATTTTATGTATATTCTATGCGGGTTTTGATGAATTTCATCAAAGTTTAACACCAAATCGTACACCACTTTTAGAAGATGTTATTTTAGATTCAAGTGGAGCGTTTCTAGCTATTCTATGGTCTATGATTTTCTCAAAAATTACACGAAAACATCGGTAA
- a CDS encoding thymidine kinase has product MAQLFFRYGAMNSGKTIEILKVAHNYEEQNKAVVIMTSAIDNRDEIGYVSSRIGLRREAIAIYDETNIFDYIAMLEIVPYCVLIDEAQFLKKEHVLQLAKIVDKLNIPVMAFGLKNDFRNELFEGSQYLLLQADKIEEMKTICWFCHKKAIMNMRVVDGKAIYTGEQIQIGGNESYYPVCRKHYHHPPINENKE; this is encoded by the coding sequence ATGGCGCAATTATTTTTTAGATATGGTGCAATGAATTCAGGAAAAACAATTGAAATTTTAAAAGTTGCCCATAATTATGAAGAACAAAATAAAGCTGTTGTTATTATGACGAGTGCAATAGATAATCGAGATGAGATCGGATATGTTTCTAGTCGTATCGGCTTGCGTCGAGAAGCTATAGCCATTTATGACGAAACGAATATTTTTGATTATATTGCAATGTTAGAGATTGTGCCATACTGTGTGTTGATTGATGAAGCACAATTTTTGAAAAAAGAACATGTCTTACAACTAGCTAAAATTGTTGATAAATTGAATATTCCTGTTATGGCATTTGGTCTAAAAAATGACTTTAGAAATGAATTATTTGAAGGATCACAATATTTATTATTACAAGCAGATAAAATTGAAGAAATGAAAACTATTTGTTGGTTTTGTCATAAAAAAGCAATTATGAATATGCGTGTTGTGGACGGAAAAGCCATTTATACAGGAGAACAAATACAAATAGGTGGGAATGAATCTTATTATCCAGTTTGTCGTAAACATTATCATCACCCACCAATAAACGAAAATAAGGAGTAA
- the prfA gene encoding peptide chain release factor 1, giving the protein MFDQLESLIIRYEELSELMSDPDVIADTKRFMALTKEEAGLREKVATYKRYKDVVQSISDTEEMLGENLDADMAELAKEELSNLKKEKEKLEEDIKIMMLPSDPNDQKNIIMEIRGAAGGDEAALFAGSLFNMYQKYAVAQGWRVEVMDANITGIGGYKEITLMITGDKVYSKLKYESGAHRVQRVPETESQGRVHTSTATVVVMPEAEEVEVDIAEKDIRVDIYHASGAGGQHVNKTASAVRLTHLPTGIVVAMQDERSQLKNREKAMKVLRARVYDQLQQEAQSEYDANRKSAVGTGDRSERIRTYNFPQNRVTDHRIGLTIQKLDQILSGKLDEVVDALVLYDQTKKLEELNNGN; this is encoded by the coding sequence ATGTTTGATCAATTAGAAAGTTTAATTATACGATATGAAGAGTTATCTGAATTGATGAGTGATCCAGATGTTATTGCTGATACAAAACGTTTTATGGCATTGACAAAGGAAGAAGCTGGACTTCGTGAAAAAGTAGCAACGTATAAACGTTACAAAGACGTCGTACAAAGTATTTCAGATACAGAAGAAATGCTTGGTGAAAATTTAGATGCAGACATGGCTGAATTAGCGAAAGAAGAATTGTCTAATTTGAAAAAAGAAAAAGAAAAATTAGAAGAAGATATTAAAATTATGATGTTACCAAGTGATCCAAATGATCAAAAAAATATCATTATGGAAATACGTGGTGCTGCTGGTGGAGATGAAGCAGCATTATTTGCTGGAAGTTTATTCAATATGTATCAAAAATATGCTGTAGCACAAGGATGGCGCGTAGAAGTAATGGACGCTAATATTACAGGAATTGGTGGCTATAAAGAAATTACATTGATGATTACAGGAGATAAAGTTTATTCCAAGTTAAAATATGAAAGTGGTGCACATCGTGTACAACGTGTTCCTGAAACAGAATCTCAAGGCCGTGTTCATACGTCTACAGCGACAGTTGTTGTCATGCCAGAAGCAGAAGAAGTCGAAGTGGATATTGCTGAAAAAGATATTCGTGTGGATATTTATCATGCGAGTGGAGCTGGTGGACAGCACGTGAATAAAACAGCATCTGCTGTTCGTTTGACACATTTACCAACAGGTATTGTTGTTGCTATGCAAGATGAGCGTTCTCAGTTGAAAAACCGTGAAAAAGCAATGAAAGTATTGCGTGCTCGTGTATATGATCAGTTACAACAAGAAGCACAATCAGAATACGACGCTAATCGTAAATCAGCGGTCGGAACAGGAGATCGTTCAGAACGTATTCGTACATACAATTTCCCACAAAATCGTGTAACAGACCATCGTATCGGATTAACGATTCAAAAACTAGATCAAATTCTATCTGGAAAATTAGATGAAGTTGTTGATGCATTAGTGTTGTATGATCAAACGAAAAAATTAGAAGAGTTAAATAATGGAAACTAA
- the prmC gene encoding peptide chain release factor N(5)-glutamine methyltransferase, with protein METNYATFIKKAQLEYSHRPDLVERLLCDRLDWTKSDLIYHLQDNVPKTIQEQFFKDFEKLKQGVPLQYIVGKEWFYGREFMVTKDTLIPRPETELLVEQVLNRIPIDAQIKVLDIGTGTGIIGLTIKLERPNSLVDMVDISKEALCVATHNAKQLHADVHCFESDVCSSVTEQYDVIVSNPPYISHDEVCDMDDSVLQYEPHLALFAQNNGYAIYEVLAKQLPAVLAKNGCVLLEIGYQQAEKLKKLFQQSFPDKYISVLKDYMGLDRMLIIEERRI; from the coding sequence ATGGAAACTAATTATGCTACGTTCATAAAAAAGGCACAATTAGAGTATAGTCATAGACCTGATTTAGTTGAACGATTACTATGTGACCGATTAGATTGGACAAAATCAGATTTGATATACCACTTACAAGATAATGTGCCAAAAACAATACAAGAGCAGTTTTTCAAGGATTTTGAAAAATTAAAACAAGGTGTTCCTTTACAATATATTGTTGGCAAAGAATGGTTTTATGGACGAGAGTTTATGGTGACAAAAGATACACTTATTCCACGTCCGGAAACGGAATTACTTGTTGAGCAAGTATTAAATCGCATACCGATAGACGCACAGATAAAGGTATTGGATATTGGAACGGGGACGGGTATTATCGGTCTTACTATAAAATTAGAAAGACCGAATAGTCTAGTTGATATGGTTGATATTTCTAAAGAGGCATTATGTGTGGCAACACATAATGCCAAACAGTTACATGCCGATGTACATTGTTTTGAAAGTGATGTATGTTCTTCGGTTACGGAGCAATATGATGTGATTGTAAGTAATCCCCCTTATATTAGCCATGATGAAGTATGTGATATGGATGATAGTGTTTTACAATATGAGCCACACCTTGCATTATTTGCACAAAATAATGGCTATGCCATTTATGAAGTTTTGGCAAAACAATTACCTGCTGTGTTAGCAAAGAATGGTTGTGTATTATTAGAAATCGGGTATCAACAAGCAGAAAAACTAAAGAAACTATTTCAACAATCTTTTCCAGATAAATACATTAGTGTATTAAAAGATTATATGGGGTTGGATAGAATGTTAATCATTGAGGAGAGAAGAATATGA
- a CDS encoding threonylcarbamoyl-AMP synthase encodes MRTELITLDQIDEAVRLLQNGHIVAFPTETVYGLGAIANNEIAVKRIYEVKGRPSDNPLIVHVATKDVSPYIVNPPEYLPRLVETFWPGPLTIICHIKENVFAPAISSGRKTVALRMPNHSTTLELIDKVGFPLVGPSANTSGKPSPTRAAHVLDDFFGKIEGVLYGENASIGIESTVVDLTNPKGIVILRPGAITKEELMKYEFPVFDMEEKILKAEDIPMAPGMKYKHYAPRQPIYLVDSQSPELWDLAIRHFQSENNRIGILADENLVECYQEQVVQTYSLGGIEDVESASKHLYDGLRYFDKSNVDVILAQVYEKKGMGIALMNRLEKAAGNTYFIDAKGK; translated from the coding sequence ATGAGAACAGAATTGATTACATTGGATCAAATAGATGAAGCTGTCCGTTTGTTGCAAAATGGGCATATTGTAGCTTTTCCAACGGAAACGGTGTATGGTTTGGGAGCGATTGCCAATAATGAAATAGCTGTGAAACGTATTTATGAAGTAAAGGGACGTCCTAGTGATAATCCTTTAATTGTTCATGTTGCAACAAAAGATGTATCGCCTTATATTGTCAATCCTCCAGAATATTTACCTCGATTAGTTGAAACATTCTGGCCAGGACCTTTAACAATCATTTGTCACATTAAAGAAAATGTATTTGCACCTGCTATCTCATCTGGTCGAAAAACGGTGGCGTTGCGTATGCCGAATCATTCTACGACTTTAGAATTGATTGATAAAGTAGGTTTTCCTTTGGTAGGACCAAGTGCCAATACGTCAGGGAAGCCAAGTCCGACACGTGCAGCTCATGTTTTGGATGACTTTTTTGGAAAAATTGAAGGGGTTTTATATGGTGAAAATGCATCAATAGGAATTGAATCAACAGTAGTAGATTTAACAAATCCTAAAGGCATTGTTATTTTAAGACCGGGGGCTATTACAAAAGAAGAGTTAATGAAATATGAATTTCCTGTTTTTGATATGGAAGAAAAAATATTAAAAGCAGAGGATATTCCTATGGCTCCGGGAATGAAATATAAACATTATGCACCAAGACAACCTATTTATTTGGTAGATTCTCAAAGTCCAGAATTATGGGATTTAGCTATTCGCCATTTTCAATCTGAAAATAATCGTATTGGTATACTTGCTGATGAAAATTTAGTGGAGTGTTATCAAGAACAAGTCGTTCAAACATATAGTTTAGGTGGCATTGAAGATGTTGAAAGTGCATCAAAACATCTGTATGACGGGTTACGCTATTTTGATAAATCAAATGTAGATGTCATACTCGCACAAGTGTATGAAAAAAAAGGTATGGGTATTGCTTTGATGAATCGTTTGGAAAAAGCGGCAGGAAATAC